From a region of the Corallococcus coralloides DSM 2259 genome:
- the sctQ gene encoding type III secretion system cytoplasmic ring protein SctQ: MKKPTRPFRPGARRLTRAHLVLGQRPQVGRWGAELLRDVGAALSRDLGAAVKVEGHLVPAAVQPERELAVGMVFALVELSAVGGTAIVELEVPLVFAALARLAGTGLRPAPVAELTRLEESTLVYLLLSTLAAMRGQGEWVRRLGPRLSAVSMRRGDVLTRVDTRQPYVAVLLTATVDGATVGGRVLLPARAVQTAFQELPLEPGGATAPQVLAASIPARCLMGRSPLQASAVDALAAGDVVLFEGVRLRDGRVEGQGQLITRGFALRGEFLAEGFSTGSVHSRAARQESDMVATNKRSEAMPPLPVDVEIELTRLMLPLAELAALKPGTLLPLHVNASSPVLLRVGDRVVARAELVEIEGEVGARILALLP; this comes from the coding sequence GTGAAGAAGCCCACGCGTCCGTTCCGCCCGGGAGCGCGGCGGCTGACGCGAGCCCATCTGGTGTTGGGGCAGCGGCCCCAGGTGGGGCGTTGGGGCGCGGAGCTCCTGCGCGACGTGGGCGCGGCGCTGTCGCGGGACCTGGGCGCGGCGGTGAAGGTGGAGGGGCACCTGGTGCCGGCGGCGGTCCAGCCGGAGCGCGAGCTGGCGGTGGGAATGGTGTTCGCGCTGGTGGAGCTGTCGGCGGTGGGGGGCACCGCCATCGTGGAGCTGGAGGTGCCGCTGGTCTTCGCGGCGCTGGCGAGGCTGGCGGGGACGGGACTGCGGCCGGCTCCCGTGGCGGAGCTGACCCGGTTGGAAGAGTCCACGCTGGTGTACCTGCTGCTGTCCACGCTGGCCGCGATGCGCGGGCAAGGCGAATGGGTGCGAAGGCTGGGGCCCCGCTTGTCCGCGGTGTCGATGCGGCGCGGTGACGTGCTGACACGAGTCGATACGCGGCAGCCCTATGTGGCGGTGTTGCTGACGGCAACGGTGGACGGAGCGACGGTCGGCGGCCGGGTGCTCCTGCCCGCCCGTGCCGTGCAGACCGCGTTTCAGGAGCTGCCCCTGGAGCCAGGAGGCGCGACCGCGCCCCAGGTGCTGGCGGCATCGATCCCCGCGCGCTGCCTCATGGGACGCAGTCCATTGCAGGCCTCGGCGGTGGATGCGCTGGCCGCGGGAGACGTCGTGCTCTTCGAGGGCGTGCGTCTCAGGGACGGCCGGGTGGAGGGACAGGGACAGCTGATCACCCGGGGCTTCGCGCTCCGGGGCGAGTTTCTCGCGGAAGGTTTTTCGACAGGGAGCGTGCACTCGCGCGCGGCCCGACAGGAGTCGGACATGGTGGCGACGAACAAGCGGAGCGAGGCGATGCCGCCGCTCCCGGTGGATGTGGAGATCGAGCTGACGCGGTTGATGTTGCCCCTGGCGGAACTGGCGGCGCTGAAGCCGGGCACTTTGCTGCCCCTGCACGTGAACGCGAGCAGCCCGGTGCTGCTGCGCGTGGGCGACCGCGTGGTCGCGCGTGCGGAGTTGGTGGAGATCGAAGGCGAAGTGGGCGCCCGCATCCTGGCGTTGCTGCCGTGA